One window of the Saccopteryx bilineata isolate mSacBil1 chromosome 2, mSacBil1_pri_phased_curated, whole genome shotgun sequence genome contains the following:
- the PRICKLE1 gene encoding prickle-like protein 1, with protein MPLEMEPKMSKLAFGCQRSSTSDDDSGCALEEYAWVPPGLRPEQIQLYFACLPEEKVPYVNSPGEKHRIKQLLYQLPPHDNEVRYCQSLSEEEKKELQVFSAQRKKEALGRGTIKLLSRAVMHAVCEQCGLKINGGEIAVFASRAGPGVCWHPSCFVCFTCNELLVDLIYFYQDGKIHCGRHHAELLKPRCSACDEIIFADECTEAEGRHWHMKHFCCLECETVLGGQRYIMKDGRPFCCGCFESLYAEYCETCGEHIGVDHAQMTYDGQHWHATEACFSCAQCKASLLGCPFLPKQGQIYCSKTCSLGEDVHASDSSDSAFQSARSRDSRRSVRMGKSSRSADQCRQSLLLSPALNYKFPGLSGNADDTLSRKLDDLSLSRQGAGFVNEDFWKGRVEHETPEDPEEWADHEDYMTQLLLKFGDKSLFQQQPNEIDIRASEHWISDNMVKNKTELKQNNQSLASKKYQSDMYWAQSQDGLGDSAYGSHPGPASSRRLQELDLDHGASGYSHDQTQWYEDSLECLSDLKPEQSVRDSMDSLALSNITGASVDGEGKPRPSLYSLQNFEEMETEDCEKMSNMGTLNSSMLHRSAESLKSLSSELCPEKIMPEEKPVHLPVLRRSKSQSRPQQVKFSDDVIDNGNYDIEIRQPPMSERTRRRVYHFEERGSRSHHHRRRRSRKSRSDNALNLVTERKYSPKDRLRLYTPDNYEKFIQNRSAREIQAYIQNADLYSRYAHAASDYALQNPEVPRFLGLYGEDDDSWCSSSSSSSSDSEEEGYFLGQPIPQPRPQRYAYYTDDLSSPTSALPTPQFGPGTTKSKKKKGHKGKNCIIS; from the exons ATCCAGCTCTATTTTGCTTGCTTACCCGAGGAAAAGGTTCCATATGTTAACAGCCCCGGAGAGAAACATCGCATTAAACAGCTCCTGTACCAGTTGCCACCACATGATAATGAG GTGCGGTACTGCCAATCTCTGAGcgaagaggagaaaaaggagttGCAAGTGTTCAGCGCCCAGCGAAAGAAAGAAGCACTTGGAAGAGGAACGATTAAACTTCTGTCCAGAGCAGTAATGCATGCCGTGTGTGAGCAG tgtggGCTGAAGATAAACGGAGGTGAAATTGCAGTGTTCGCCTCCCGTGCGGGCCCGGGAGTATGTTGGCACCCATCCTGTTTTGTCTGCTTCACGTGTAACGAGCTGCTGGTCGACCTCATCTATTTTTATCAGGATGGAAAAATTCACTGTGGCAGGCACCATGCTGAACTGCTCAAACCACGGTGTTCAGCATGTGACGAG ATCATTTTTGCTGATGAGTGCACAGAAGCTGAGGGTCGCCACTGGCACATGAAACACTTCTGCTGCCTCGAGTGTGAGACGGTCCTGGGAGGGCAGAGGTATATCATGAAGGACGGCCGCCCGTTCTGCTGCGGCTGTTTCGAGTCTCTGTATGCCGAGTACTGCGAAACCTGTGGGGAGCATATTG GGGTTGATCATGCCCAGATGACCTATGACGGGCAGCACTGGCATGCTACAGAAGCCTGCTTCTCCTGTGCCCAATGCAAAGCCTCTTTGCTGGGGTGTCCCTTCCTTCCTAAACAAGGTCAGATTTACTGCTCAAAAACATGCAGCCTCGGTGAAGATGTCCACGCCTCTGATTCCTCTGACTCTGCGTTCCAGTCCGCTCGATCCAGAGACTCCAGGAGAAGTGTCCGGATGGGCAAAAGCAGTCGGTCAGCAGACCAGTGTAGACAGTCTCTCCTCTTGTCCCCTGCTCTGAACTACAAGTTTCCTGGCCTTTCAGGCAATGCCGATGACACCCTTTCTCGGAAATTAGATGATCTGAGTCTCTCCAGGCAGGGAGCTGGTTTTGTCAATGAAGACTTTTGGAAAGGCAGAGTAGAGCACGAAACCCCAGAAGACCCCGAAGAATGGGCTGACCACGAAGATTATATGACGCAGCTCCTCCTCAAGTTTGGTGATAAAAGCCTCTTTCAGCAGCAGCCCAATGAGATAGATATTCGAGCCAGTGAGCACTGGATATCTGATAACATGGTCAAAAATAAGACTGAGTTAAAGCAAAATAACCAGAGCCttgcaagtaaaaaataccaaTCTGATATGTATTGGGCACAGTCACAAGATGGACTGGGAGACTCAGCGTATGGCAGCCACCCAGGCCCGGCGAGCAGCAGGAGGCTGCAGGAGCTGGATCTGGACCACGGGGCTTCGGGGTACAGCCATGACCAAACGCAGTGGTACGAAGATTCCCTGGAGTGTCTGTCAGACTTGAAACCAGAGCAGAGCGTCCGGGATTCCATGGATTCTTTGGCTTTGTCTAACATTACTG GGGCTTCAGTGGATGGAGAAGGTAAGCCGAGGCCATCGTTATATTCTCTGCAAAACTTTGAGGAAATGGAGACAGAAGATTGTGAGAAAATGAGCAATATGGGAACTTTGAACTCTTCCATGCTGCACAGGAGTGCAGAGTCCTTAAAGAGTCTAAGTTCGGAGTTGTGCCCAGAAAAAATCATGCCTGAGGAGAAACCAGTACATCTGCCAGTGCTCAGAAGATCCAAGTCTCAATCCAGACCACAGCAGGTCAAGTTTTCAGATGATGTCATCGACAATGGAAACTATGACATCGAAATCCGGCAGCCCCCGATGAGTGAGAGGACTCGGAGACGGGTCTACCACTTTGAAGAGAGAGGCTCCAGGTCTCATCACCATCGCCGCAGGCGAAGTAGGAAGTCCCGCTCCGACAATGCCCTGAATCTTGTCACAGAGAGAAAATACTCTCCCAAGGACAGACTGCGGCTTTACACCCCTGATAACTACGAGAAATTTATACAGAATAGAAGTGCCCGGGAGATCCAAGCGTACATCCAGAATGCTGACCTCTATAGCCGGTATGCCCACGCCGCTTCCGACTATGCGTTGCAGAACCCGGAAGTGCCTCGGTTCCTGGGACTCTATGGAGAGGACGACGATTCCtggtgctcctcctcctcctcctcctcgtccgaCTCAGAAGAGGAAGGATATTTTCTTGGACAGCCAATTCCTCAACCCCGGCCACAGAGGTACGCCTACTATACAGACGACCTTTCTAGTCCAACTTCTGCACTCCCCACTCCTCAGTTTGGTCCGGGGACAACTAAATCCAAGAAGAAAAAGGGACACAAGGGCAAAAACTGTATTATTTCCTAA